One Chloroflexota bacterium genomic window, TCAGTCCAGGGGCTCAATAGGCACCAGCGGTTCATGTCGGCGAGCCCGCTCCCAATTCGTGAGCAACTCTCTCTGATGCAAAGCCGCCCATTCCAACACTAGACTCAGGGCACGACGCGGCAAATAGCCCTGTAATACTGCAATCGGATCAATCCCGATGAGCGCCCGCTGCCCGCCGTAGACAGCGTGAAAGTGAGGCGGAGGGTGATCCTCATAAAACATGCCAATTACAATGCCATAGAACTCGCTCAAGCGTGGCATCTCACCATGCCTGTGCCTTCAGTTCTTCCGCCGCCCGGAAGCCAGCCTCCAGGGCCCGCAGGTTCAATTCTTTTGTGCCCCGGGGCGCTCGGGCCGACACCGCCGCCTCAATGGCCTGGCGGGAGACTATCCCCGTCAAGCCGACGATGATCCCCAGGCTCACCACATTCGCCACCAGGCGCCTGCCAGTGGCCTCCTCAGCGAGGCGGGTGATGGGCACCCGATAGGCTTTGCTGGTGGGCACGCGAGTCACGTTCACCGAGTCCACCACCAGAATGCCGTCGCGCTTCAAATTGTGATAGTACTTATCACACGCTTCCTGGCTCATGGCCAGCAAGAGGTCGGCTTCGATCACCTTGGGGTAATCAATCTCCCCCTCGCTGATCACTACTTCGGATTTGCTCGCCCCACCGCGGGCTTCAGGCCCATAGGATTGGGTCTGCGCCGCGTTCTTGCCATCATAGATGGCCGCTGCCTCGGCCAGGATCACGCCCGCCAGGATGAGGCCCTGGCCTCCTTCTCCAGCCAGCCGGATCTCGTATCGGCCTGGCGTTTTGGTTGCTCCCTTAGCCATTTTCTGCCGCCCTCGCCTGTCGGATGATTTCTTCATACAGATCCACGTACCCTGGGCCCTCGCGGTCGAGCAGCACCCCGCGCACGATCTTCGTCTCGCGCTCTTCGGGGCTCATCTTCTCTGCTTGGGCCAGGGTGACGCTATTCTCCTTCAGCCAGCGCATCATATCCACTGCCGTGCCCAGCCGGTTCAGTCGTCCGTAGGTAGTGTGGCAGTAACTGACCGCCTCCACCACGGAGAACCCACGCCTGGCGATGGCCTGCTCGATCAGCCGGTCCAGTTCTTTGGCGTGGTACACGGTGCTGCGGGCCACAAACGACGCCCCCGCCGC contains:
- a CDS encoding 2-oxoacid:acceptor oxidoreductase family protein, encoding MAKGATKTPGRYEIRLAGEGGQGLILAGVILAEAAAIYDGKNAAQTQSYGPEARGGASKSEVVISEGEIDYPKVIEADLLLAMSQEACDKYYHNLKRDGILVVDSVNVTRVPTSKAYRVPITRLAEEATGRRLVANVVSLGIIVGLTGIVSRQAIEAAVSARAPRGTKELNLRALEAGFRAAEELKAQAW
- a CDS encoding DUF4160 domain-containing protein, with the translated sequence MPRLSEFYGIVIGMFYEDHPPPHFHAVYGGQRALIGIDPIAVLQGYLPRRALSLVLEWAALHQRELLTNWERARRHEPLVPIEPLD